The following proteins are co-located in the Vanessa atalanta chromosome 11, ilVanAtal1.2, whole genome shotgun sequence genome:
- the LOC125067423 gene encoding glucosidase 2 subunit beta, translated as MIYSAWLKKLQSFLIIVFTWVISAQTDVPRPRGVSLSKASLYSPTKDFTCFDGTSTIPFSYVNDDYCDCFDGSDEPGTSACINGVFHCTNAGHRPQNIPSSQVNDGVCDCCDGTDEYATPEVCTNTCEELGKEARAKAQHLADLHKAGNFIRLELIEKGNKKRQEMAEQLSQLEKDKAEAQKIKEEKEALKNELEAKENEALQVYRDAEEKERQKKEEDERLKLEKEASEQFSRFDSNNDGVLTVDEIKVGNIFDKNKDGEVDAEELQYFLGDKESVNKEEFMSITWPLLKPLLMMEQGMFRPAEAEAAEEAEDEEAEDVPRVEDMDITGSEDDNLDGDLSHDDAEDHDTEPDNSKSYDDETQKLIDEATEARRQFMDAERAMREIESNIRNFQQNLEKDYGLQQEYATLDGQCLEYEDKEYIYKLCLFQKVTQKSKNGGMEVGLGDWGEWAGEEGNKYSVMKYTNGVACWNGPNRITMVNIHCGLETKLTSVTEPYRCEYKIDFITPAACDDSNYMQQQTSHDEL; from the coding sequence ATGATTTATTCTGCTTGGCTTAAGAAATTACAGTCGTTTCTAATAATCGTGTTTACATGGGTAATATCAGCTCAAACTGATGTTCCGAGGCCTCGCGGTGTTTCTTTATCGAAAGCGTCCTTATATTCACCGACAAAAGATTTCACTTGTTTCGATGGAACCAGTACCATACCCTTCAGTTATGTGAATGATGACTATTGCGATTGTTTCGATGGCAGTGACGAGCCTGGCACATCGGCTTGTATAAACGGGGTTTTCCATTGTACAAATGCAGGACATCGACCACAGAACATTCCAAGTTCACAAGTAAACGATGGAGTTTGTGACTGTTGTGATGGTACAGATGAGTATGCCACCCCTGAAGTATGCACCAACACCTGTGAAGAATTAGGTAAGGAAGCTAGGGCTAAAGCTCAACATTTAGCTGATCTACATAAAGCTGGGAACTTTATAAGATTAGAACTTATtgaaaaaggtaataaaaaacgTCAAGAAATGGCTGAACAACTTTCCCAGTTGGAAAAGGATAAAGCTGAGGcacaaaaaattaaagaagaaaaagaGGCCCTGAAAAATGAACTGGAAGCAAAGGAAAATGAGGCCCTTCAAGTTTACAGAGATGCTGAAGAAAAGGAAAGGCAAAAAAAAGAAGAAGATGAGCGTCTGAAACTAGAAAAAGAAGCTAGTGAACAATTTTCTAGATTTGATTCCAATAATGATGGTGTATTGACTGTAGATGAAATAAAAGTaggaaatatatttgataaaaataaggatGGAGAAGTAGATGCCGAAGAGCTTCAATATTTTCTAGGAGATAAAGAAAGTGTGAATAAAGAGGAGTTTATGTCAATAACTTGGCCACTGCTAAAACCATTGTTAATGATGGAACAAGGTATGTTCCGTCCAGCTGAAGCAGAAGCTGCAGAAGAAGCAGAAGATGAAGAGGCAGAAGATGTGCCCAGAGTTGAGGATATGGATATTACTGGTTCTGAAGATGATAATCTTGATGGTGATCTATCACATGACGATGCTGAAGACCATGATACAGAACCAGATAACTCAAAATCATATGATGATGAAACTCAAAAGCTAATTGATGAGGCTACAGAAGCCCGTCGTCAATTTATGGATGCAGAACGTGCTATGAGAGAAATTGAATCTAACATCAGAAACTTTCAACAAAATTTAGAAAAAGACTATGGTTTACAACAAGAGTATGCAACACTTGATGGCCAATGTCTAGAATATGAggataaagaatatatttataaactatgtCTGTTCCAGAAAGTGACACAGAAATCTAAGAATGGAGGTATGGAAGTTGGCCTCGGTGATTGGGGAGAATGGGCAGGAGAAgaaggaaataaatattcagtaatGAAGTATACAAATGGAGTGGCCTGCTGGAACGGACCAAATAGAATCACTATGGTTAATATTCACTGTGGCCTAGAAACTAAACTGACTTCAGTGACAGAACCATATCGGTGTgaatacaaaattgattttattacaccAGCTGCATGCGATGATTCTAATTATATGCAACAACAGACATCACATGATGAGCTGTAG